One genomic segment of Polyangiaceae bacterium includes these proteins:
- a CDS encoding DUF1343 domain-containing protein has translation MHFGIDQLTGSSRSRLRRRLRDSRIGALTHAAAVDRRGRGLLEVLEELGASPSLLLTPEHGLHGVAQAEEAVESANSEDGPRIVSLYGTSQDSLTPTASDLSQADVLVIDLADVGSRYYTYVWTAWLTVRAAAAAGVHCVVLDRPNPITGDARQAEGVPQDPEFLSFVGLEPLPIRHCLTVGELLAHFAARDGLTLGPDGVLSVVPCAGWERMRTAQAWRRPFSPPSPNMPSCETALVYPGGCLLEGTNLSEGRGTTLPFQLIGAPFLNADELARAWAEFGVAGAQIRPAHFRPSFEKHAGQTCHGVLIQVTEPALFRPVAAYLALISLAQRQAPQDFQFLTRTYEFESERGAFDLLTGSGRARDAIESGAQPHEVVALVAPPPTTWAETVAEAEARLAVANA, from the coding sequence ATGCATTTCGGAATCGATCAACTAACGGGCAGCTCACGAAGCCGCCTCCGCCGCCGCCTACGGGACTCGCGGATCGGAGCGCTGACCCACGCAGCCGCGGTGGATCGACGAGGCCGTGGGTTGCTGGAAGTGCTGGAGGAGCTAGGCGCGAGTCCCAGTCTGCTGCTGACTCCCGAGCACGGCCTCCATGGCGTCGCCCAAGCCGAAGAAGCGGTGGAGAGCGCGAACTCGGAGGACGGCCCTCGCATCGTGAGTCTCTACGGCACGAGCCAGGACTCCCTGACGCCAACGGCGTCGGACTTGAGCCAAGCAGACGTCCTGGTCATCGACCTGGCTGACGTAGGCAGCCGCTATTACACCTACGTGTGGACCGCGTGGCTCACAGTGCGCGCAGCCGCGGCGGCAGGCGTGCACTGCGTCGTGCTCGATCGCCCCAATCCGATCACTGGCGATGCCCGCCAGGCAGAGGGCGTGCCCCAGGACCCCGAGTTCCTTTCCTTCGTCGGACTCGAGCCCCTGCCCATTCGGCACTGCTTGACGGTCGGTGAGCTGCTCGCGCACTTCGCCGCGCGCGACGGTCTAACCCTGGGCCCCGATGGCGTGCTCAGCGTGGTGCCCTGCGCAGGTTGGGAACGGATGCGTACGGCCCAGGCGTGGCGTCGACCGTTCTCGCCGCCTTCACCCAACATGCCCAGCTGCGAAACCGCGCTCGTCTATCCCGGTGGCTGCCTGCTCGAAGGAACGAACCTGTCCGAAGGTCGCGGCACGACCCTGCCCTTCCAGCTCATCGGTGCCCCCTTCCTGAATGCGGACGAGCTGGCGCGCGCTTGGGCGGAGTTCGGCGTGGCCGGTGCGCAGATTCGACCCGCGCATTTCCGTCCCAGCTTCGAGAAGCACGCGGGGCAGACGTGTCACGGCGTGCTGATCCAGGTGACCGAGCCCGCGCTGTTCCGTCCAGTCGCCGCGTACCTGGCGCTCATCTCTCTTGCCCAACGCCAAGCACCGCAGGACTTCCAGTTTCTGACCCGCACCTACGAGTTCGAAAGCGAACGCGGCGCGTTCGATTTGCTGACCGGGTCGGGGCGTGCCCGCGACGCCATCGAGAGCGGCGCACAGCCGCACGAGGTCGTGGCCCTGGTGGCGCCACCTCCGACGACCTGGGCGGAGACCGTCGCCGAGGCGGAAGCGCGTCTCGCCGTGGCCAACGCCTGA
- a CDS encoding enoyl-CoA hydratase/isomerase family protein, whose product MQREMWLSDRRRFGYKRRVAVELFEATPIATIVLDRPKANTFDVDQLAALQEVFDRAVALPGVRALVLRAAGDIAFSAGADLGATGPLAEPGGLERWTRAARHLLDGIAASPVPIVAALRRPAVGGGFELALACHFRVMAADAHLSLPEIDRGYLPSWGAVERLVPLIGPARTAELMATGRRVSADEALSLGLVHRVVEDAEAGARDLAETLATKPPLALRALLAQVAQASSLSRDTVDALRSRELADLEQLVRTEDTVEGVMAFFEKRRPLFKGR is encoded by the coding sequence ATGCAACGCGAGATGTGGCTTTCCGACCGGCGCCGCTTTGGATACAAGCGCCGGGTGGCAGTAGAGCTGTTCGAGGCGACCCCGATCGCCACCATCGTGCTGGATCGGCCCAAGGCCAACACCTTCGACGTGGACCAGCTGGCCGCGCTGCAGGAGGTCTTCGACCGTGCCGTCGCCCTGCCCGGCGTGCGCGCGCTGGTGTTGCGTGCTGCAGGGGACATCGCCTTCAGTGCCGGTGCCGATCTCGGTGCCACCGGACCCCTCGCCGAACCCGGCGGCCTGGAGCGCTGGACCCGCGCTGCCCGCCACTTGCTCGATGGCATTGCCGCGTCTCCAGTGCCCATCGTCGCCGCACTCCGTCGCCCGGCAGTAGGCGGCGGCTTCGAGCTCGCTCTGGCCTGTCACTTCCGGGTCATGGCTGCGGACGCGCACCTCTCGCTGCCGGAGATCGACCGCGGCTATCTCCCCAGCTGGGGCGCCGTGGAACGACTCGTTCCCTTGATTGGCCCGGCTCGCACCGCCGAACTCATGGCGACGGGGCGTCGCGTCAGTGCTGACGAGGCACTGTCCTTGGGGCTGGTGCATCGGGTCGTCGAGGATGCCGAGGCTGGGGCGCGCGACTTGGCCGAAACGCTCGCCACCAAACCCCCCTTGGCGCTTCGTGCGTTGCTCGCGCAGGTGGCGCAGGCGAGTTCGCTGTCGCGCGATACCGTGGACGCGCTTCGCTCTCGCGAGCTGGCCGATCTCGAGCAGCTGGTTCGCACCGAGGACACCGTGGAAGGTGTGATGGCCTTCTTCGAGAAGCGGCGCCCGCTGTTCAAAGGTCGCTGA
- a CDS encoding sigma-54 dependent transcriptional regulator, with amino-acid sequence MRRVLVVDDEENLRLVLRTLLKRNGYEVETAASGEEALGLVEAFGPDFVITDVRMPKMGGLDLLATLKAKGNDATVIVMSAYGNTDLAIEALKAGAYDYVQKPFKPDEVVLALRKAEERELLRRENRALREEIRKENKFEDILAKSSSMQDIFRTIAKIADYKTTVLVSGESGVGKELVARAIHLRSSRRSGPFVPVNCGAIPENLLESELFGHKKGAFTDAIADRRGLFEEAHGGTLFLDEIGELPLGLQVKLLRVLEDEKIRRLGEARDIQVDVRIVAATHRDLLAETKAGRFREDLFYRLNVLPIHVPPLRDRREDIPLLVDHFITRNNARLGTEIRGLDGECRRLLYEYMWPGNVRELENTIERAMVLSEGQQLVAADLPERIREARDPVQLQLSSGELSVKKTMRVIEEILIRRALQKTKGNRTRAAEVLEISHRALLYKIKDYQITDL; translated from the coding sequence GTGAGACGAGTCCTCGTAGTCGATGATGAAGAGAACCTGCGCCTGGTGCTGCGGACGCTCTTGAAGCGCAACGGCTACGAAGTGGAGACGGCTGCCAGTGGCGAGGAAGCGCTCGGGCTCGTCGAGGCGTTCGGTCCGGACTTCGTGATCACGGACGTGCGCATGCCCAAGATGGGCGGCCTGGACTTGCTCGCGACGCTGAAGGCGAAGGGCAACGACGCCACGGTCATCGTGATGAGCGCCTACGGCAATACGGATCTGGCGATCGAGGCGCTCAAGGCGGGGGCGTACGACTACGTCCAAAAGCCGTTCAAACCCGACGAGGTCGTCCTGGCGTTGCGCAAGGCCGAGGAACGCGAGCTCCTGCGTCGTGAGAATCGTGCACTTCGCGAGGAGATCCGCAAGGAGAACAAGTTCGAGGACATCCTGGCGAAGAGCTCCAGCATGCAGGACATCTTCCGCACGATCGCCAAGATCGCGGACTACAAAACCACCGTGCTGGTGAGTGGCGAGAGCGGCGTCGGCAAGGAGCTGGTCGCGCGCGCGATCCACCTTCGTTCCTCCCGTCGCAGTGGGCCCTTCGTCCCCGTCAATTGTGGGGCGATTCCTGAAAACCTTTTGGAAAGCGAGCTGTTTGGCCACAAAAAGGGGGCCTTCACGGATGCCATAGCGGATCGCCGCGGGCTGTTCGAGGAGGCGCACGGAGGAACGCTGTTCCTCGACGAGATCGGCGAACTGCCCTTGGGCCTCCAGGTGAAGCTGCTGCGCGTGCTCGAGGACGAGAAGATCCGGCGGTTGGGGGAGGCGCGGGATATCCAGGTGGACGTGCGTATCGTGGCGGCGACCCATCGCGATCTACTGGCCGAGACGAAGGCCGGACGGTTTCGCGAGGACCTCTTCTATCGGCTCAACGTGCTGCCAATCCACGTGCCGCCCTTGCGGGATCGCCGTGAAGACATTCCGCTGCTGGTGGATCACTTCATCACCCGCAACAACGCGCGTCTGGGGACGGAAATCCGTGGGCTCGACGGCGAGTGCCGTCGGCTTCTCTACGAATACATGTGGCCTGGGAATGTCCGAGAGCTGGAGAACACCATCGAGCGCGCCATGGTCCTCTCCGAAGGGCAGCAACTGGTGGCGGCGGACTTGCCCGAACGCATCCGGGAGGCTCGAGATCCCGTGCAGCTGCAGCTGTCCAGCGGTGAGCTGTCCGTCAAGAAGACGATGCGGGTCATCGAAGAGATCCTCATCCGCCGCGCCCTGCAGAAGACAAAAGGGAACCGCACTCGGGCCGCCGAGGTGCTCGAGATCAGCCACCGGGCGCTGCTGTACAAGATCAAGGACTACCAAATCACCGACCTCTGA
- a CDS encoding serine/threonine-protein kinase encodes MVLCPACNQDNSEKARFCQICGAPLPDPAADPAGLIGHILGGRYRITRVIAEGGMGVVYEAEQKMGDNVRKVAVKALLPALSQDAAIAKRFHRESGLVAQLEHPNTIRLYDFGTTPEGQLYIAMELVEGRPLTHDIESGPIEVERALRILRQITGALAEAHRHGIVHRDLKPDNVILTDRGGEPDFVKLLDFGIAKRTGTSGDHRTKITQAGMVLGTPPYMSPEQLAGEEVDARSDIYSLGVMAYEMVTGRLPFDAETPWEWASKHMTEVPRLPRTVTQMPIPERVERAIMHALAKRREDRPHTALDFFEELSGSSAPRPKPEGPRTQMAPVLAPVRTESAVAAPVPPPPMRSSRTGWVLALIGVLIGGGLTAFAVWQIREREQPLQPEAALSQPTSTTEIAPLVETTVPPQPEPTPAPTPAQKPQKPPTPHPTPAPAPAPAPAPAPAPAPAPAPAPAPAPAPAPAPAPAPAPAPAPAPAPAPAPTPSGPQGDAACTASANAARAGNIEGAAAMYHRCQSTGGSANALTTARRRIRDAAPREAKRRAFLGDCAGAKRVVSAAASVGEGAGAQAALAGTSCS; translated from the coding sequence ATGGTTCTTTGCCCCGCCTGCAATCAAGACAACAGCGAGAAAGCCCGCTTTTGTCAGATTTGCGGGGCGCCGCTGCCCGACCCGGCGGCCGACCCTGCCGGGCTGATTGGGCACATTCTGGGAGGGCGCTATCGCATCACGCGAGTGATCGCCGAGGGCGGCATGGGCGTCGTCTACGAGGCCGAGCAGAAGATGGGCGACAACGTGCGCAAGGTCGCCGTCAAAGCCCTGCTGCCCGCCCTCAGCCAGGACGCCGCGATCGCCAAGCGCTTTCATCGGGAATCTGGGCTGGTGGCTCAGCTGGAGCACCCGAACACGATCCGTCTGTACGATTTCGGAACGACCCCCGAAGGTCAGCTCTACATCGCCATGGAGCTGGTCGAGGGGCGTCCGCTGACCCACGACATCGAGTCCGGACCCATCGAGGTGGAGCGCGCCCTGCGCATCCTGCGACAGATCACCGGTGCCTTGGCGGAGGCGCACCGTCACGGCATCGTTCATCGCGACCTGAAGCCTGACAACGTCATCCTCACGGATCGGGGCGGCGAGCCGGATTTCGTGAAGCTGCTCGATTTCGGTATTGCGAAGCGCACCGGCACCTCGGGCGATCACCGCACCAAGATCACGCAGGCAGGCATGGTGCTCGGCACTCCGCCCTACATGAGCCCCGAGCAGCTGGCCGGGGAAGAGGTCGACGCGCGCAGCGATATCTATTCGCTCGGTGTCATGGCCTACGAAATGGTCACGGGGCGCTTGCCCTTCGATGCCGAGACGCCTTGGGAATGGGCGAGCAAGCACATGACGGAGGTGCCGCGCCTGCCGCGCACCGTGACGCAGATGCCAATTCCGGAGCGCGTGGAGCGAGCCATCATGCACGCGCTGGCGAAGCGTCGCGAGGACCGCCCCCACACGGCGCTCGACTTCTTCGAAGAGCTCAGCGGGTCTTCGGCGCCGCGGCCGAAGCCTGAAGGCCCGCGCACGCAAATGGCGCCGGTGCTCGCGCCCGTGCGGACGGAATCTGCGGTGGCCGCCCCAGTGCCACCTCCGCCCATGCGAAGCTCGCGCACCGGATGGGTGTTGGCGCTCATCGGTGTGCTGATTGGCGGCGGATTGACCGCCTTCGCCGTGTGGCAGATTCGCGAACGAGAGCAGCCGTTGCAGCCCGAGGCCGCGCTCTCTCAGCCGACGTCCACGACCGAGATCGCGCCGCTGGTCGAGACTACGGTCCCGCCGCAACCCGAGCCCACGCCCGCCCCGACCCCCGCGCAGAAGCCTCAAAAGCCGCCCACACCTCACCCCACGCCTGCTCCAGCGCCAGCGCCCGCCCCGGCTCCAGCGCCAGCGCCCGCCCCGGCTCCGGCCCCCGCGCCCGCGCCTGCTCCCGCACCTGCTCCCGCACCTGCGCCTGCTCCGGCCCCTGCGCCCGCTCCGGCACCGGCTCCGGCCCCCGCGCCTACGCCCTCGGGGCCGCAGGGCGACGCGGCCTGCACGGCGTCGGCCAACGCGGCCCGAGCTGGCAACATCGAGGGCGCCGCGGCGATGTATCACCGCTGCCAGAGCACGGGAGGCAGTGCGAACGCGCTGACTACGGCGCGCCGTCGCATTCGCGACGCTGCGCCCCGGGAAGCGAAGCGCCGCGCGTTCCTCGGGGACTGCGCCGGGGCGAAGCGGGTCGTGAGCGCCGCTGCCAGCGTCGGCGAAGGCGCGGGTGCCCAAGCTGCCCTGGCCGGCACTTCTTGCAGCTAA
- the mgtE gene encoding magnesium transporter, with amino-acid sequence MRLARLIGPELETLLKESPGEVRELLDEIHPEDFADIVADLDDGRATELLTELPTDYAAQVFERLDEDRQEALTHHLGTDETARLVSEMDADEAADFVSMLPPDMVAPLLETLEKVDPEAAEEVEELSRYPDRSAGGLMTTDYVAVPPHLRISEAIEAVRQAAQEAETLDTIYVLGEGDRLMGLLTLRILLLSDPAERVLDTMVTNIISVPPEMDQEEAAQKLAKYDFNTLPVVSNKGELLGVITSDDILDVISEEQAEDVQKMGAIEPIRDGYFDASFLEYIRKRAPWLVILFIGGYFTTTAMEAYGAVLHAVAELAVYVPLLIAAGGNSGSQSSTLVIRGLAVGDISTADWWRVFGRELAQGVLLGLMLALLGVVRVALAGGGPAFAGLIALTIVAIVVMGCVVGGMMPILLHRLGVDPATSSTPFIATLVDVLGILIYLTLARWLLTDLAAALVPG; translated from the coding sequence GTGCGGCTCGCTCGACTCATCGGCCCTGAGCTCGAGACGCTCCTGAAGGAGAGTCCCGGAGAGGTGCGTGAGCTCCTCGACGAGATTCATCCGGAAGACTTTGCCGACATCGTTGCAGATCTGGATGACGGGCGAGCGACCGAACTGCTCACGGAGCTGCCTACGGACTATGCAGCTCAGGTCTTCGAGCGCCTGGACGAAGATCGTCAGGAAGCACTGACCCATCACCTGGGCACCGACGAGACTGCTCGTTTGGTGTCGGAGATGGACGCCGACGAGGCCGCGGACTTCGTCAGCATGCTGCCCCCCGACATGGTGGCACCGCTGCTCGAGACCTTGGAAAAGGTCGACCCCGAAGCCGCCGAGGAGGTCGAAGAGCTCTCACGCTACCCGGACCGGTCTGCGGGCGGCCTGATGACGACGGACTACGTCGCCGTCCCGCCGCACTTGCGCATCAGTGAAGCCATCGAAGCGGTTCGTCAGGCAGCCCAGGAAGCCGAAACCCTGGACACGATCTACGTGTTGGGTGAGGGCGACCGATTGATGGGGCTGCTCACGCTGCGCATCCTGCTGCTATCGGATCCTGCCGAGCGCGTTCTCGACACGATGGTGACGAACATCATCAGCGTGCCTCCCGAGATGGACCAGGAGGAAGCCGCGCAAAAGCTGGCGAAGTACGACTTCAACACGCTGCCCGTCGTGAGCAACAAGGGCGAGCTACTGGGTGTGATCACCTCGGACGACATCCTGGACGTCATCAGCGAAGAGCAGGCCGAGGACGTGCAGAAGATGGGCGCCATCGAGCCCATTCGCGACGGCTACTTCGATGCGTCGTTCTTGGAGTACATCCGCAAGCGCGCACCCTGGTTGGTAATCCTGTTCATCGGTGGCTACTTCACCACCACCGCGATGGAAGCGTACGGAGCGGTGCTGCACGCCGTCGCGGAGCTGGCAGTTTACGTTCCCTTGCTGATTGCAGCGGGCGGCAACTCGGGTTCTCAGTCTTCCACCCTCGTGATTCGCGGGTTGGCGGTCGGCGACATCTCCACCGCGGACTGGTGGCGTGTGTTCGGGCGTGAGCTGGCCCAGGGCGTGCTGCTCGGCCTGATGCTCGCGTTGCTGGGTGTGGTGCGGGTCGCGCTGGCGGGCGGAGGGCCGGCGTTTGCTGGACTGATCGCCCTGACCATCGTGGCCATCGTGGTGATGGGCTGCGTGGTCGGCGGCATGATGCCGATCCTGTTGCATCGCCTGGGCGTCGACCCGGCGACGAGCTCCACCCCCTTCATCGCCACCCTGGTGGACGTGCTGGGCATCCTCATCTACCTGACCCTGGCGCGCTGGCTTTTGACGGACTTGGCGGCTGCTTTGGTGCCCGGATAG
- a CDS encoding aminotransferase class V-fold PLP-dependent enzyme, with amino-acid sequence MSGCVRSSRPSSATFPSALGDYLAAVSNRYAGVRFASPGAAEMERVLLAWMAELVGYPATASGHLASGGSIANLTAIVAARDATRLSPRDFDRAVVYTSDDAHHSIDKALHVAGLSSGRLVRVEHDDRRRMRPDALEAAVERDRASGLCPWLVVAAAGTTNVGAVDPLQEIAEVCERHELWLHVDAAYGGFFALLDECRPLLAGMERADSLVLDPHKGLFLPYGTGAVLVREGDALRRAFSSSAAYMQDARAGSDASDSPADLSPELTKHWRGLRLWLPLMLFGLAPFRSCLREKRLLARYFHEQVQGLGFEVGPEPDLSVVTYRFVPKRGDADAFNRALLDHVLSDGRVFVSSTTLDGRFMLRLAVLNFRTHLDVIDEFLDILRRGVAQLQD; translated from the coding sequence CTGAGCGGCTGCGTCAGGAGCTCGAGGCCCTCGAGTGCGACGTTTCCCTCGGCCCTAGGGGACTACTTGGCGGCGGTGAGCAATCGCTACGCGGGCGTGCGCTTCGCCAGTCCCGGCGCCGCGGAGATGGAGCGCGTGCTGCTCGCGTGGATGGCCGAGCTGGTCGGCTACCCGGCGACGGCCAGCGGGCATCTTGCTTCGGGAGGTAGCATTGCGAACCTGACCGCGATCGTCGCAGCACGCGACGCGACGAGGCTGAGCCCGCGCGACTTCGATCGCGCCGTGGTCTACACCAGCGACGACGCACACCACAGCATCGACAAGGCATTGCACGTGGCCGGGCTCTCCTCGGGCCGACTGGTTCGCGTCGAGCACGACGATCGCCGCCGCATGCGCCCGGACGCCCTCGAAGCAGCCGTAGAACGAGATCGCGCGTCGGGCCTGTGCCCGTGGCTGGTGGTGGCAGCGGCAGGCACGACCAACGTCGGCGCCGTCGATCCGCTCCAAGAAATTGCGGAAGTTTGCGAGCGCCACGAACTGTGGCTCCACGTCGACGCGGCCTACGGCGGGTTCTTCGCGTTGTTGGACGAGTGCCGCCCGCTGCTCGCCGGCATGGAACGCGCAGACTCACTGGTGCTCGATCCCCACAAGGGACTGTTCCTTCCCTACGGCACCGGCGCCGTGCTCGTGCGTGAGGGCGACGCGCTGCGCCGGGCGTTCAGCTCCAGCGCTGCCTACATGCAGGATGCGCGCGCCGGCAGTGATGCGTCGGACTCGCCCGCGGATCTATCGCCGGAGCTGACCAAGCACTGGCGCGGACTCCGGCTGTGGCTGCCGCTCATGCTGTTCGGCCTGGCGCCCTTCCGCAGCTGCCTGCGGGAAAAGCGGCTCTTGGCGCGCTACTTCCACGAGCAAGTCCAAGGCCTCGGTTTCGAAGTCGGGCCCGAGCCGGATCTGTCCGTGGTGACCTACCGCTTCGTTCCCAAGCGAGGCGACGCCGACGCATTCAATCGCGCCTTGCTCGACCACGTCTTGAGCGACGGTCGCGTATTCGTCTCGTCGACGACCCTCGACGGTCGCTTCATGCTGCGCTTGGCCGTGCTCAACTTCCGCACCCACCTCGACGTGATCGACGAGTTCCTCGACATCTTGCGCCGCGGCGTCGCGCAGTTGCAGGATTGA